One window of the Candidatus Jettenia sp. genome contains the following:
- a CDS encoding DUF362 domain-containing protein, giving the protein MRIIKYPLFYSIGISIFLILNSRWRYTFRLLFIRPRVKKITPKPVYNVYKEEDKPLVSIVQGDDIYTMLREGIKLLGGLEKLEIKGKSILIKPNIVNRYANPSNTNPIVVKHTIRLLHESGVSKIFVGDMSAIFALPTKKNAMKSGIWEAIGKENIEFISFEDYGWAEIDIKRGRFLKKVFVSKIIYEVDRIVNIPVIKTHGYAHYSIALKNFMGAIHPRQRPFFIAPNSWDELIAELNLAYIPHINILDGTKIFIRGGPTKGTVATPNLIIITGDRIAADVVGLSIIKAFGGLKRISDKNIWEQRQIKRAIELNLGISNPSRLKIIAKCLATNKHSFDELMQKIYYHLKIEEPVY; this is encoded by the coding sequence ATGCGGATTATAAAATATCCACTTTTCTATTCCATAGGTATATCGATCTTCCTCATTTTAAACTCACGATGGAGATATACCTTCAGGCTCCTTTTTATAAGACCGAGGGTAAAAAAAATCACACCGAAACCTGTTTATAATGTTTATAAAGAAGAAGACAAGCCCCTCGTTTCCATCGTACAAGGCGATGATATTTATACTATGCTCAGAGAGGGTATAAAACTCCTTGGTGGGTTAGAAAAATTGGAAATAAAAGGCAAGTCTATACTCATAAAACCGAACATTGTTAATCGTTATGCAAATCCATCTAATACCAATCCTATTGTAGTTAAGCACACGATAAGACTTCTGCATGAATCTGGAGTTTCTAAAATATTCGTGGGAGATATGTCAGCCATTTTCGCACTTCCCACAAAGAAAAATGCCATGAAGTCAGGTATATGGGAAGCTATCGGTAAAGAGAACATCGAATTTATCTCCTTTGAGGACTATGGCTGGGCAGAAATAGACATAAAAAGGGGAAGGTTTTTAAAGAAGGTTTTTGTATCAAAAATTATCTATGAAGTTGACAGGATTGTCAATATCCCTGTCATTAAAACCCATGGTTACGCCCACTATTCAATCGCACTAAAGAACTTCATGGGAGCAATCCATCCCCGGCAACGTCCATTTTTTATTGCGCCGAATTCCTGGGATGAGCTCATTGCTGAACTGAATTTAGCCTATATACCACACATCAACATTCTCGATGGGACAAAGATTTTTATAAGAGGTGGACCAACAAAAGGTACCGTAGCTACACCGAACCTTATTATTATTACTGGCGATAGGATTGCTGCGGATGTTGTAGGATTAAGCATTATTAAGGCATTTGGCGGACTGAAAAGAATCAGCGATAAAAATATTTGGGAACAACGGCAAATCAAAAGGGCTATTGAATTAAATCTTGGAATCAGCAACCCCTCAAGGTTAAAGATTATAGCTAAATGCCTCGCTACAAACAAACATAGTTTTGATGAACTTATGCAAAAGATTTATTACCATTTGAAGATAGAGGAGCCAGTATATTAA
- the cobK gene encoding precorrin-6A reductase — protein sequence MILVLSGTEEGKEIVRSLYKEGFSLLTTVATEYGKKVFEQMGLETICLQGRLDANGFAQLIKEREIDTVVDATHPYAVQVSQNAIDACKKTNTRYLRFERQKREISDHPLIHKIKTIEDAVDKARSLGKNIFLTTGVSSVDKFIRLKGEKEVYVRILPIPEHIAFCLDSGVPPMNIIAMHGPFSEDLNRAMFKQYKINTMVTKDSGDTGGVLEKIHAALSEGIDTIVIERPEIEFPKVYSSVYEVINSVKIRERC from the coding sequence ATGATTTTAGTATTATCGGGTACAGAAGAAGGTAAAGAAATTGTCAGAAGCCTATACAAAGAAGGATTCAGCCTTTTGACAACTGTTGCAACAGAGTACGGCAAGAAGGTTTTTGAGCAGATGGGTTTGGAAACTATTTGTTTACAAGGCCGCTTGGATGCAAATGGATTTGCTCAATTGATAAAAGAAAGAGAAATAGATACGGTGGTAGATGCAACTCATCCGTATGCAGTACAGGTATCTCAGAATGCAATAGATGCTTGCAAAAAAACAAATACCCGGTATCTGCGTTTCGAGAGGCAAAAGAGAGAAATCTCAGATCATCCGTTAATCCACAAAATAAAGACAATTGAAGATGCCGTAGATAAGGCCAGGTCACTTGGGAAAAATATATTTCTGACCACCGGTGTATCAAGTGTGGATAAATTTATTCGATTAAAGGGTGAAAAAGAAGTCTATGTTCGAATCCTCCCCATACCTGAACATATTGCTTTTTGTCTGGACTCAGGAGTTCCGCCCATGAATATTATTGCTATGCATGGCCCTTTTTCGGAAGACTTAAATCGTGCGATGTTCAAACAATATAAAATCAACACCATGGTGACCAAAGATAGTGGAGATACAGGGGGGGTACTTGAAAAGATTCATGCAGCGCTGAGCGAAGGGATAGACACTATAGTTATCGAGAGACCTGAAATAGAATTTCCGAAAGTATACTCGTCTGTTTATGAAGTAATTAATTCGGTTAAGATTAGGGAGAGATGTTGA
- a CDS encoding metallophosphoesterase — protein MKIISFGDIHEDISNFIKMKFVLEKADLIVISGDLTNCHGKTETKKVLEVVKKYNSHLLAQYGNMDKPEVDDYLTQEGINLHGNGYVFEDVGIFGCGGSSPTPFNTPSEISEADIERYLIHGYNKVKDARWKIMVCHTPPRDTATDIIHTGAHVGSYIVREFIIKYRPDVCITGHIHESRGKDKVGNTTVLNAGIFRDGWYIEIDIDKNNISAALKSVA, from the coding sequence ATGAAGATTATATCTTTTGGTGATATTCATGAGGATATAAGTAATTTTATAAAAATGAAATTTGTTCTTGAGAAAGCAGATTTAATTGTAATTTCAGGCGATTTAACAAATTGTCATGGAAAAACAGAAACGAAAAAAGTACTGGAGGTTGTAAAAAAATATAATAGCCATCTTCTGGCACAGTATGGGAATATGGATAAACCAGAGGTGGATGACTATTTGACGCAAGAGGGTATAAATCTGCATGGGAATGGATATGTATTTGAAGACGTTGGTATATTTGGTTGTGGCGGTTCAAGCCCAACACCTTTTAATACGCCCTCCGAGATAAGTGAAGCTGATATCGAAAGATATTTAATACATGGTTATAACAAGGTAAAAGATGCGCGGTGGAAGATTATGGTCTGCCATACACCACCCAGGGATACAGCGACAGATATTATTCATACTGGTGCACATGTAGGAAGTTACATCGTTAGGGAGTTTATTATAAAATATAGACCCGATGTCTGTATAACAGGACATATTCACGAATCAAGAGGCAAGGATAAGGTGGGCAATACCACGGTACTGAATGCCGGCATATTTAGGGATGGCTGGTACATTGAGATTGATATTGATAAGAATAATATATCTGCGGCGCTGAAATCCGTTGCTTAA
- a CDS encoding VacJ family lipoprotein, protein MRTSAILAFLFLSAICLYTASASTDSVPVSESQSNEMVRDTKDSGEDTANKNNELKPIQVELESAFDREQSQPSEGQPTEAVSDQEDSDNDTYEDTTGDEEYEYADTELNVSVIKDPIQPYNRKIYTFNDKAYYYVFKPMYTGYSKVVPEKARLSIGQFFLNIKMPIRLVNCLLQGKFKGAGTEAMRFVINTTVGVGGLFDPAKSKFHLERQDEDFGQTLAKYKLGQGYYIQWPLIGPSTIRDTVGYAGDVALNPLTLISFFIGPIEGFVTKTYDDINETSLGKGKTYESITTQAIDPYIALQDAYIQNRIKKIKE, encoded by the coding sequence GTGAGAACATCTGCTATATTGGCGTTTTTATTCCTTTCTGCAATTTGTTTGTATACGGCTTCTGCCTCGACAGATTCCGTTCCTGTTTCAGAAAGTCAATCTAATGAAATGGTGAGAGATACCAAAGATTCTGGAGAAGATACCGCCAATAAGAATAATGAATTAAAACCTATCCAGGTAGAATTAGAAAGTGCCTTTGATAGAGAGCAGAGTCAACCTTCGGAAGGTCAACCCACGGAAGCTGTTAGTGATCAAGAAGACAGTGATAATGATACCTATGAAGATACGACTGGGGATGAGGAATATGAGTATGCCGACACAGAATTAAATGTCTCTGTAATTAAAGATCCCATACAGCCATATAACCGAAAAATCTATACCTTTAATGATAAGGCTTACTACTATGTATTTAAACCCATGTACACAGGATATAGTAAAGTGGTACCAGAAAAAGCACGGCTAAGTATCGGTCAATTCTTCTTAAATATCAAAATGCCCATTCGCCTTGTTAACTGTCTCTTACAAGGGAAATTTAAAGGAGCCGGTACGGAAGCAATGCGTTTTGTCATTAATACCACGGTAGGAGTTGGCGGACTGTTTGATCCGGCAAAATCGAAGTTTCATTTAGAGAGGCAAGATGAGGACTTCGGCCAAACTCTTGCTAAATACAAACTTGGACAGGGATATTATATACAGTGGCCTCTTATTGGCCCATCAACCATTCGTGATACTGTGGGATATGCAGGAGATGTAGCCCTCAACCCTTTAACTTTAATTTCCTTTTTTATCGGCCCAATAGAGGGCTTTGTAACCAAGACCTATGACGATATCAACGAGACCTCCCTGGGTAAAGGAAAAACCTATGAGAGTATAACAACGCAGGCCATAGACCCTTATATTGCACTCCAGGATGCTTATATACAGAATCGAATTAAGAAGATAAAAGAATAA